Genomic segment of Polynucleobacter necessarius:
CTCGGGAATAAATACGGACTCCACAGCATTACCAGCACCAACGTCCAGCAACCACTTACGGGTGCCATCTGCTGCATGCTCATCTTTAATCACTGGGAGAGAGAGGACTTCTGCTTTATCGAGCAGGGTTGCTCTGAAGCTTTTTGCTAAGTCACTCATGTCATTAATGTCAGAAACACCGCGCTGGTGTATCCACTGCATGAGCTGCTTGGCCCTAAAGGGCTTTTCATTCAACCCCGCGACATACGCTGCCATTTGGTCAGCGTCAAAATCTAAGAGATTTACGCGCGGGGAGGTCAATGCGCCTACTTATGTATTAAATAGGTTATTCGTTTGCAATCGTGAATTAACGATTGAAAACGTTCATGCCAGCGAAAAAGAATGCAACTTCGACAGCAGCAGTTTCAGGAGCATCAGAGCCATGAACAGCGTTTGCATCAATGCTGTCAGCAAAATCAGCACGGATAGTGCCTTTGTCGGCCTTCTTAGGATCAGTGGCGCCCATTAGGTCACGGTTCTTAGCAATCGCGCCTTCGCCTTCCAATACCTGAATCATGACAGGACCAGAAATCATGAAGCTCACCAAATCTTTAAAGAAAGGACGTGCAGCATGTACAGCATAGAATTGCTCAGCTTCAGCTTGTGACAAATGCGCCATTCTGGACGCAACAATCTTCAAACCAGCAGATTCGAAACGGTCGTAGATCTTACCGATCACGTTTTTTGCAACAGCATCAGGTTTGATAATAGAAAGGGTGCGTTCGATAGCCATGTAAAACTCCAATAGTGATTTCAAAGATTTTGCTAAATTACTGCCAATTTGGATCCAGGGAGAAGCCTCTCCCCAATTCCTACAAGGCGCCAGGAATTCAGCGACCCCCAAATTATACATCGGCCGACCGTATTTACCCTGATCCAAGCCTTGCTAAGCCCTTGAATTTACAGGGCATAACCCTTTGATTTGTAGTCTTTTTCATGGGGGGCTTGAAATTACCCCATTTTGTCTATACTTACTGTCAACA
This window contains:
- the ndk gene encoding nucleoside-diphosphate kinase, whose protein sequence is MAIERTLSIIKPDAVAKNVIGKIYDRFESAGLKIVASRMAHLSQAEAEQFYAVHAARPFFKDLVSFMISGPVMIQVLEGEGAIAKNRDLMGATDPKKADKGTIRADFADSIDANAVHGSDAPETAAVEVAFFFAGMNVFNR